From the genome of Biomphalaria glabrata chromosome 1, xgBioGlab47.1, whole genome shotgun sequence, one region includes:
- the LOC106073680 gene encoding peptidyl-prolyl cis-trans isomerase B-like, which translates to MILRFISLAFAVLISVIAVKGRAENEEENSTNSTEKYGAKKDGIQKRIYGGKTLEDPPETLIVTEEIWFDIQIQDYDGQGQDYRGRFTIGCFGKLTPVTCMNFISLAKGYKKGRLILSYRGTTVATVVRDFMIQLGDVQTKYGNSESIFGVKFYDESFAISHNHAGWVGMANSGPDSNGSQFYIILRTARWLDGKHVIFGKVIQGMDVIETIGREETGPLNVPLRKIVIEKSGINRIKSPYVLTSEQFNTDGDIDTRTKQEL; encoded by the exons ATGATACTAAGGTTTATTTCCCTTGCATTCGCCGTCCTCATCTCCGTGATAGCGGTCAAGGGGAGAGCAGAAAATGAAGAAGAGAACAGTACCAACAGTACAGAGAAATATGGCGCCAAAAAAGATGGCATACAGAAAAGGATATATGGCGGGAAAACGTTGGAGGATCCCCCAGAGAC ATTAATCGTCACAGAAGAGATCTGGTTTGACATCCAAATACAAGACTACGACGGGCAAGGCCAAGACTACAGGGGAAGATTTACCATTGGCTGCTTCGGCAAACTTACTCCAGTGACATGCATGAATTTCATCTCGCTGGCCAAAGGTTATAAGAAAGGCAGG CTAATCTTGAGCTACAGAGGTACAACAGTGGCCACTGTGGTGCGTGACTTTATGATTCAGTTGGGAGATGTCCAGACCAAATATGGCAACA GTGAAAGTATTTTTGGTGTGAAGTTTTATGATGAAAGTTTTGCCATTAGCCACAATCACGCAGGCTGGGTAGGCATGGCCAACTCTGGGCCTGACTCCAACGGCTCCCAATTCTACATCATTCTCAGGACTGCTAGATGGCTTGATGGCAAGCATGTCATTTTTGGCAAAGTAATACAAGGCATG GATGTGATCGAAACAATAGGTCGTGAAGAGACAGGTCCACTCAATGTTCCATTGAGGAAAATTGTCATTGAGAAGAGTGGCATAAACCGAATAAAAAGTCCCTATGTACTAACATCTGAACAGTTCAACACAGACGGTGATATCGACACTAGAACAAAACAAGAACTTTAG
- the LOC106073673 gene encoding 3'-5' RNA helicase YTHDC2-like codes for MPRKDPNRSERGPKLHESVCIGEDVKIGIHLAIQRFRLDPDSQELSFPSSFSTTERAYVHRYCCQLGSLKTWSRGNGQNRYITVRKVEGGRNSRTLPSLFSLAHSAAQLNTLLNKYPVTVKEKQDLTVITDRGSNLNDNRERSNFGRLSHNVPQVPPKRSPSELNKFRETLPIYKMGSSIIESINNNQVILVAGETGSGKTTQVPQLILDDYCERQLPCRILCTQPRRIAALSVSERVALERGERLGHTVGYQIRLDSKISPKTILTFCTTGVLLRTFMGGDACLSTVTHILVDEVHERDRFTDFLLLCLKEALPRHPNLHLILMSATLNLDLFSGYFNNCPVVCVAGNLFQVTEYFLEDILKWTGHVNKLIDKDVTKKQKFKKQEEQLTEWCSKQLTLSDTTPGSGTEDDSDVTTSDNAELGEEKEDLDPWIVEEMDKLLREAWQTGNEELFNQILHLISNENVSVDYVQTETSITPLMIAAARGFINVVEHLLTLGADANLKTTNNWTAIDFARKFNRIDIEELLKAHCSSLAFDLEKTDEEDVQLTSEEDRELLSVYQHNFDDEKVDIELVNNLIFKIHSAEGEGAILVFLPGFDEIVCLKTAITEDRRFEHSRFVINLLHSSLQQSEQKKVFKNPPSGVRKIILSTNIAETSITIDDVVFVIDCGKVKEKTFDALTSFTSLKSNWISKASALQRKGRAGRCQPGKCYHLFSRPRYMHLHDFQTPEILRLPLQELCLQCKLLAPLNESVIDFLQKCPQAPPQLVIHNAVQILKQIDAFDPFEDLTELGQHLADLPIEPRLGKMILYSVVLKCLDPVLTIVCTLSFKEPFIIPALPSEKRSVMGKRRRFAEETYSDHMVFLRSFQAWQKAKSEGWERAFCEKNYISSATMEMLLGMRMQLLAQLRASGFLRARGAGDIRDLNTNSDNWALVKACLLAGTYPNLMQRDASMALCTLNERNIRFHSSSVLQPFTSATNINTSKSLKKFVRSLPSKWIIYDEMSRFQRVSLAKYCSLVSPTAVFLFGGPSKITTDAIVQQQQEFDEDEMSNSNKIAPNVTVKLDDWIGFDFESELEAKLAIQFRMKWHSLFLNRMKHPSKAWSLAEEAVLQTINAVLTNAEKAIGLENPIGVGQRPRTVESLMGTGFEDYYNRPPGNGGASGGGGYSFQQHFPQHQQHPYQHQQQQQHHSHQQHQHYQAQQQHFYRNNNNIRSYNHLQQRNYQGYNKPVPVNTMSRESSSSTPLDSPQSGSPSSSVSATGTTATANNSSGVEEGRYFLMRCNNQKIVDVSETKGIWATSVSNETKLNRAFNSGKPVYLIFSVPGNANFQGYAKMTSLISKNRSPDFPGSGLTGTFSVSWVKRATIPFSNTNFLNNPWNENRRVHTGRDGQEIEPKIGLELIKLWDTIQARRPQSSSKKKTNGPPATPGKKQPSQKSGQKEKSYKCETPSEECGKERSDMSHSSPSPSSSTNTNHSSNSSTTSPAFGQKSDKTSGAYSSGVAGSQFQGHQNYSNTGGKGYFPHQPGAYVQPVVGLPAGLNSVLLSQQSGHSHGNSSGQSQQQQHYFHGTE; via the exons ATGCCTCGCAAAGATCCTAATCGCTCTGAGAGAGGCCCTAAATTACATGAATCTGTTTGTATTGGAGAAGATGTAAAAATTGGAATTCATTTGGCAATTCAAAGGTTTAGGTTGGATCCTGATTCACAAG aGCTGAGTTTCCCATCTTCATTTTCAACCACTGAACGTGCTTATGTGCATCGTTATTGTTGTCAGCTTGGCAGTTTAAAAACATGGAGCAGAGG gAATGGACAAAACCGCTACATAACAGTTCGTAAGGTGGAAGGAGGCAGAAACTCCAGAACATTACCGTCACTTTTTTCTCTAGCCCACAGTGCAGCTCAGTTAAACACCTTGTTAAATAAATATCCTGTTactgttaaagagaaacaagatCTGACTGTTATCACTGATCGAGGTTCTAATTTAAATGATA acAGAGAAAGATCTAACTTTGGAAGACTGTCACACAATGTTCCTCAAGTACCACCGAAACGTAGTCCTTCTGAACTCAATAAATTTAGGGAAACTCTCCCAATTTATAAAATGGGGTCTAGCATTATAGAAAGCATCAACAACAATCAAGTTATTCTTGTTGCAGGTGAAACTGGATCAGGAAAGACAACTCAG GTTCCTCAGTTAATATTAGATGATTATTGTGAGAGACAACTGCCCTGTCGAATACTGTGTACACAGCCAAGAAGAATAGCAGCGCTTAGTGTTTCAGAAAGAGTGGCAttagagagaggagagagacttGGCCACACTGTAGGCTATCAAATCAGATTGGACAGCAA GATTTCTCCCAAAACTATTCTAACTTTTTGTACTACTGGTGTTTTATTAAGAACTTTTATGGGAGGAGATGCCTGTCTTAGTACCGTGACCCATATTTTAGTT GATGAAGTTCATGAGAGAGATCGCTTTACTGACTTtcttttactttgtttaaaagAAGCATTGCCCCGTCATCCTAATCTTCATTTAATTTTGATGAGTGCTACTTTAAACTTAGATTTATTTTCTGGATACTTTAATAACTGTCCAGTAGTATGTG TTGCAGGAAATTTGTTTCAGGTTACTGAGTATTTTCTTGAAGACATACTTAAATG GACAGGCCATGTGAATAAGCTGATAGACAAAGACGTAACAAAGAAGCAAAAAT TTAAGAAACAAGAAGAGCAGCTAACTGAATGGTGCTCCAAACAACTGACTCTGTCAGACACTACTCCTGGCAGTGGCACAGAAGATGACTCTGATGTGACAACATCTGATAATGCTGAA CTAggggaagaaaaagaagatcttGATCCCTGGATTGTTGAAGAAATGGACAAATTGCTTCGTGAAGCTTGGCAGACTGGCAATGAAGAACTTTTCAATCAAATCCTACATTTGATCTCAAATGAAAATGTTAGCG TGGACTATGTGCAGACAGAAACTAGTATTACACCTCTGATGATAGCTGCAGCTCGTGGGTTCATTAATGTTGTAGAGCATTTACTTACACTAGGAGCTGATGCCAACTTAAAGACAACCAATAACTGGACAGCTATAGATTTTGCCAGGAAATTTAACAGAATCGATATTGAGGAACTTCTTAAAGCTcactg TTCATCTCTTGCATTTGACTTGGAAAAAACTGATGAAGAAGATGTTCAGCTTACCTCAGAGGAAGACAGGGAGCTATTGTCTGTATATCAACATAATTTTGATGATGAGAAAGTGGATATTGAGTTAGTAAACAAcctcatttttaaaattcattctgCAGAAGGAGAAG gggctATCTTAGTATTTCTTCCTGGTTTTGATGAAATTGTATGCCTTAAAACAGCCATAACAGAAGATCGACGTTTTGAACATTCAAG GTTCGTAATTAACTTACTACATTCATCCCTTCAAcaatctgaacaaaaaaaagtttttaaaaatccacCAAGTGGGGTTAGAAAAATT ATTCTGTCTACCAATATAGCAGAGACATCTATAACTATAGATGATGTTGTCTTTGTTATTGATTGTGGGAAAGTTAAAGAG AAAACGTTTGATGCACTGACTTCATTCACTTCCCTTAAAAGTAACTGGATCTCTAAAGCTAGTGCACTGCAAAGAAAAGGAAG AGCTGGGCGATGTCAACCCGGTAAGTGTTACCATTTGTTTAGCAGGCCCAGATATATGCATCTACATGACTTTCAGACCCCAGAAATACTTCGACTTCCCCTTCAG gaATTGTGTCTACAGTGTAAGCTGTTAGCTCCACTGAATGAATCTGTGATAGACTTTCTACAAAAATGTCCCCAGGCACCACCTCAGTTGGTCATACACAATGCTGTTCAAATTTTAAAG CAAATCGATGCATTTGATCCGTTTGAAGATCTGACAGAGCTAGGTCAGCATCTTGCTGATTTGCCTATAGAGCCAAGACTTGGGAAGATGATTCTCTACtctgttgttttaaaatgtttagatcCAGTCCTCACTATAGTCTGCACACTGTCTTTTAAAGAACCAT TTATTATTCCTGCCTTGCCGTCAGAAAAAAGATCTGTGATGGGAAAAAGGAGACGATTTGCAGAAGAGACTTACAGTGATCACATGGTTTTTCTGAGATCTTTCCAA GCTTGGCAAAAAGCTAAATCTGAAGGATGGGAGAGAGCATTTTGTgagaaaaattatatttcttctGCAACTATGGAAATGCTCCTTGGAATGAG aatgcaACTTCTTGCTCAACTTAGAGCATCTGGGTTTTTACGAGCCCGAGGAGCTGGTGACATCCGTGACTTAAACACTAATTCTGACAATTGGGCTTTAGTAAAAGCATGCTTGCTGGCAGGAACCTATCCTAATCTTATGCAGAGAGATGCATCCATGGCTTTGTGCACCTT aaatgaaagaaatatcAGGTTCCATAGCAGTTCTGTCCTCCAGCCATTTACATCAGCTACTAATATAAATACGTCGAAATCTCTGAAGAAGTTTGTTAGGTCACTTCCTTCTAAATGGATTATCTATGATGAGATGTCACGCTTTCAAAGGGTCTCTTTAGCCAAATATTGTAGCTTAGTGTCACCAACAGCTGTGTTTCTGTTTGGTGGACCCAGTAAGATTACAACAGATGCCATAGTCCAACAGCAGCAAG AATTTGATGAAGATGAAATGTCTAATTCAAATAAGATTGCACCCAATGTGACTGTCAAGTTGGATGATTGGATTGGATTCGATTTTGAATCTGAATTA GAAGCCAAATTGGCTATACAGTTTCGAATGAAATGGCACAGTTTGTTCTTAAATAGAATGAAGCACCCGTCTAAAGCTTGGAGTTTAGCTGAAGAG GCAGTGCTTCAAACTATAAATGCAGTGCTCACAAATGCAGAGAAAGCAATTGGACTTGAAAACCCTATTGGAGTTGGTCAGCGGCCTAGAACAGTTG aatccCTCATGGGAACTGGTTTTGAAGACTACTACAACAGACCTCCTGGTAATGGTGGTGCAAGTGGTGGAGGGGGCTACAGCTTTCAGCAACATTTCCCACAACATCAGCAGCATCCTTACCAACaccagcaacaacaacagcaccACAGCCACCAGCAGCACCAGCACTATCAAGCTCAGCAGCAGCACTTTTACAGGAACAACAATAACATCCGAAGCTATAATCATCTTCAGCAGCGCAATTATCAGGGATACAACA AACCCGTGCCTGTAAACACCATGTCCAGAGAAAGCAGCAGTTCAACACCTCTAGACTCACCACAGTCAGGCTCACCCTCTTCATCTGTCTCTGCCACTGGAACCACTGCTACAGCTAATAACAGCTCTGGTGTTGAAGAGGGCAGGTACTTTTTGATGAGGTGCAATAATCAAAAGATTGTGGATGTTTCTGAGACTAAAGGCATCTGGGCCACATCTGTTTCTAATGAAACAAAGCTAAACAGAGCGTTCAAT AGTGGGAAACCAGTATACTTGATATTTTCTGTCCCTGGCAATGCAAACTTTCAAGGTTATGCCAAGATGACTTCGCTTATTAGCAAGAATAGGTCACCAGATTTTCCTGGCTCTGGTTTAACTGGTACATTTAGTGTATCTTGGGTCAAgag GGCCACCATACCATTCAGTAATACAAACTTCTTAAATAACCCATGGAATGAAAATAGGCGAGTTCATACTGGCCGTGATGGACAG gAGATTGAGCCTAAAATTGGCTTAGAACTAATAAAACTGTGGGACACCATCCAAGCCAGACGTCCACAAAGCAGCTCAAAGAAGAAAACCAATGGGCCACCTGCAACACCAGGTAAAAAGCAGCCTAGCCAGAAATCTGGTCAAAAAGAAAAGTCGTACAAATGTGAGACGCCAAGTGAAGAGTGTGGGAAGGAAAGAAGTGATATGTCTCACTCCAGCCCCAGCCCCTCCTCATCAACTAATACCAATCACAGTTCTAACAGTAGCACCACCAGCCCTGCTTTTGGCCAGAAGTCGGATAAAACCAGCGGTGCTTATTCATCAGGTGTGGCAGGATCACAATTTCAAGGCCACCAGAATTACTCTAACACTGGGGGCAAAGGTTATTTTCCTCATCAGCCAGGTGCTTATGTCCAGCCTGTGGTTGGTCTGCCAGCAGGTTTGAACTCAGTTTTGTTGTCTCAGCAGTCAGGACATAGTCACGGCAACAGTTCAGGTCAATCCCAGCAGCAACAACACTATTTTCATGGTACTGAGTAA